Proteins co-encoded in one Papaver somniferum cultivar HN1 chromosome 5, ASM357369v1, whole genome shotgun sequence genomic window:
- the LOC113280021 gene encoding protein PELPK1-like codes for MSKLPPIPKIVVLPVPKPIEFPPLPKIEILPELPPLPEVKIPPLPKLPPWPKIEFPPLPKLPPLPKIEFPPLPKPKFPKPEMPTSPPKPKCPPELQNMPKPKLPPFPKFEEPKWPSHPV; via the coding sequence ATGTCAAAGCTACCACCCATTCCAAAGATTGTAGTTCTTCCTGTACCGAAGCCTATCGAGTTCCCACCACTGCCTAAAATTGAAATTCTACCGGAGTTGCCACCACTGCCTGAAGTTAAAATTCCTCCTCTACCGAAGTTGCCACCATGGCCTAAGATTGAGTTTCCTCCTCTGCCCAAGCTGCCACCGTTGCCTAAGATTGAGTTTCCTCCTTTGCCAAAACCCAAGTTTCCAAAGCCTGAAATGCCAACCTCGCCACCAAAACCCAAATGTCCTCCTGAATTGCAAAATATGCCAAAACCTAAACTACCACCATTTCCCAAGTTCGAAGAACCAAAATGGCCTTCCCATCCTGTATAG
- the LOC113278112 gene encoding transcription factor bHLH30-like yields the protein MIPFPNYYGSVDTWAAAATNNSNHSVGYNLPHQQFHSSSTTMDMGSNDNNAGIATTSSNSKSMTDQKALAACKSHSEAERRRRERINGHLATLRTLLPNTIKTDKASLLAEVVQHVKELKKIANDITGANRDGDGCYNNTAEWWPFPQETDELTLNYYCEASSSTSMDELLLSSSSLLLIRVSLSCDDRPDLMADLTLALKSVGAKVVKAEITTVGGRLKSILIIQSGVGGGGGNGLGDLGTLRRALKAVLDKPSPSTSSSVSVGNMGAQGNNSNNSKRPRFCRRFGSSSHSEL from the exons ATGATTCCTTTTCCAAACTACTATGGATCAGTTGATACTTGGGCTGCGGCAGCAACCAATAATTCAAATCACAGTGTTGGTTATAATTTACCACATCAACAGTTTcactcatcatcaacaacaatggaTATGGGAAGTAACGATAATAATGCAGGAATTGCTACAACTTCATCGAATTCAAAATCAATGACTGATCAAAAAGCATTAGCGGCATGTAAGAGTCATAGTGAagctgaaagaagaagaagagaaagaatcaATGGTCATCTTGCTACTCTCCGTACTCTTCTTCCAAACACCATCAAA ACAGATAAAGCATCTCTGCTAGCTGAAGTGGTGCAGCATGTAAAAGAACTGAAGAAGATAGCAAATGACATTACAGGAGCAAACAGAGATGGTGATGGATGCTACAATAACACAGCAGAGTGGTGGCCATTTCCACAAGAAACAGATGAACTGACACTAAATTATTATTgtgaagcatcatcttcaacatcaatgGATGAACTGTTGTTATCCTCATCGTCCTTGTTGTTGATTAGGGTATCGTTAAGTTGTGACGACAGACCTGACTTAATGGCGGATTTAACACTTGCGTTAAAATCGGTAGGAGCAAAAGTTGTGAAAGCTGAGATTACTACTGTTGGTGGAAGATTGAAGAGTATATTGATTATACAaagtggtgttggtggtggtggaggaaatGGTTTAGGGGATTTGGGTACATTAAGACGAGCGTTAAAGGCTGTTCTTGATAAGCCTTCACCATCTACATCATCGTCAGTCTCTGTTGGGAATATGGGAGCGCAAGGGAACAATAGTAATAATAGTAAAAGACCACGTTTTTGTAGAAGATTTGGTTCATCATCCCATAGTGAACTTTag
- the LOC113278113 gene encoding uncharacterized protein LOC113278113 produces the protein MKTEGVSKTTNHVKKDARQETELEVNEGGGGLLGKELKLGEVIWVKTNPSSWWPGQIVDAFTVSGTRIPKKREAGEVLVRLYGTYTYLYWNPKKYLGELMEALKVNDGSSTKMFQKALQQEIVYTRSSSLKRKYSDHKENAKDGDLSDRKLKQNKEDNIQKQDNSSTVPKVSSRELRTRKDKGQSGKQDGANSAQRDLSLGTRKEISKNEIPKQDGFRVGPRVLRPRKAQDLPLKLEDVRRTKMKANSGVLSSGGTKKQIPKPDISRQEGKKKGQKADEELAKKEEAGDSEKEVSENPPNLSSRRVRVMQSLGLAAPSESPFKPKRLALN, from the exons ATGAAAACTGAAGGTGTATCAAAGACTACCAATCATGTTAAGAAGGATGCTAGGCAGGAAACTGAACTTGAAGTTAATGAAGGTGGGGGTGGACTACTTGGAAAGGAGCTCAAATTAGGTGAAGTTATTTGGGTTAAGACAAACCCTTCTTCTTGGTGGCCTGGACAA ATTGTGGATGCATTTACAGTGAGTGGGACAAGGATACCTAAAAAGCGAGAAGCTGGTGAAGTTCTTGTTCGACTTTACGGGACTTATACTTA CTTGTATTGGAATCCAAAAAAGTACCTTGGCGAATTAATGGAA GCTCTTAAGGTAAATGATGGCAGCTCTACGAAAATGTTTCAGAAAGCCTTGCAGCAG GAAATCGTTTACACGAGATCTAGTTCATTGAAGAGGAAATACTCTGATCACAAAG AAAATGCTAAAGATGGGGATCTGAGTGATAGAAAGTTGAAGCAAAACAAAGAAGATAATATTCAGAAA CAGGATAACTCAAGTACAGTGCCGAAAGTAAGCAGTCGGGAACTAAGAACAAGGAAG GACAAAGGTCAGTCTGGAAAACAAGACGGTGCCAACTCAGCTCAAAGAGATCTCTCTTTAGGAACCAGGAAGGAAATTTCTAAAAATGAAATCCCAAAGCAAGACGGGTTTAGAGTTGGCCCCCGAGTTTTAAGGCCAAGGAAG GCCCAGGATTTGCCCTTAAAACTAGAAGACGTCCGTCGAACAAAAATGAAGGCAAACAGTGGGGTTCTCTCTTCAGGGGGGACTAAGAAGCAAATTCCTAAACCTGATATCTCAAGGCAAGAGGGGAAGAAAAAGGGACAGAAGGCAGATGAAGAGTTAGCCAAAAAAGAAGAAGCGGGGGACTCT GAAAAGGAAGTCTCAGAAAACCCTCCAAACTTGAGTTCTCGCCGAGTTAGAGTGATGCAAAGTCTTGGCCTTGCAGCCCCTTCTGAATCCCCATTCAAACCAAAACGTCTCGCACTCAACTAA
- the LOC113278111 gene encoding beta carbonic anhydrase 5, chloroplastic-like isoform X2 gives MAAIRPSVLLKDSSVTVSIADNCFTGDGNTKIYKFPNQHAKFKDNHLRLRLEASRESIMMTQKQENHKPNVEKLDHGQDQFSKMKERFLTFKKEKYLKYIDHYSSLANAQAPKFMVIACADSRVCPSYILGFQPGDAFMIRNVGNLVPPFKNGPTETNAALEFSVNTLEVENIMVIGHSCCGGIQALMSMEEEVSSSFIKSWVINAKDARLSTKTVAANLSFDQQCKYCEKESISRSLLNLISYPWIEERVRKGVLSIHGGYYDFINCTFEKWTLDYNSTSPKSKGYNHTIKNREFWS, from the exons ATGGCAGCAATTCGTCCGTCTGTTCTGTTGAAAGACTCGTCAGTAACTGTCTCTATTGCAGATAATTGCTTTACAGGGGATGGCAATACCAAA ATTTATAAATTTCCTAATCAACATGCAAAATTTAAGGATAACCATTTGAGATTGAGATTGGAGGCATCTAGGGAGTCTATAATGATGACCCAAAAACAAGAAAACCACAAACCCAATGTAGAAAAACTGGATCATGGGCAAGATCAATTTAGTAAAATGAAAGAGAGGTTTTTGACATTCAAAAAGGAAAAATACTT GAAATACATAGACCATTATAGTAGCCTTGCCAATGCCCAAGCACCTAAG TTCATGGTGATTGCATGTGCCGACTCTAGGGTATGCCCTTCTTACATTCTTGGGTTTCAGCCTGGTGATGCGTTTATGATACGGAATGTGGGCAATCTGGTGCCTCCTTTTAAG AACGGACCAACAGAAACTAATGCTGCTCTAGAATTTTCTGTTAATACTCTTGAG GTTGAGAACATAATGGTCATTGGACACAGCTGTTGTGGCGGCATTCAGGCGCTAATGAGCATGGAAGAGGAAGTTAGCTCAAG CTTCATAAAGAGTTGGGTTATTAATGCAAAAGATGCTAGGTTAAGCACAAAAACAGTTGCTGCAAATCTCAGCTTTGACCAGCAATGCAAATACTGTGAGAAGGAATCTATCAGCAGGTCCTTGCTGAACTTAATTAGTTACCCATGGATTGAAGAAAGAGTCAGAAAAGGAGTACTCTCGATTCATGGTGGCTACTACGACTTCATCAACTGTACATTTGAAAAATGGACTTTAGATTACAACTCCACCAGTCCCAAAAGCAAAGGCTACAATCACACCataaaaaatcgagaattctggtCCTGA
- the LOC113278111 gene encoding beta carbonic anhydrase 5, chloroplastic-like isoform X1: MAAIRPSVLLKDSSVTVSIADNCFTGDGNTKIYKFPNQHAKFKDNHLRLRLEASRESIMMTQKQENHKPNVEKLDHGQDQFSKMKERFLTFKKEKYLKYIDHYSSLANAQAPKFMVIACADSRVCPSYILGFQPGDAFMIRNVGNLVPPFKNGPTETNAALEFSVNTLEVENIMVIGHSCCGGIQALMSMEEEVSSSSFIKSWVINAKDARLSTKTVAANLSFDQQCKYCEKESISRSLLNLISYPWIEERVRKGVLSIHGGYYDFINCTFEKWTLDYNSTSPKSKGYNHTIKNREFWS; the protein is encoded by the exons ATGGCAGCAATTCGTCCGTCTGTTCTGTTGAAAGACTCGTCAGTAACTGTCTCTATTGCAGATAATTGCTTTACAGGGGATGGCAATACCAAA ATTTATAAATTTCCTAATCAACATGCAAAATTTAAGGATAACCATTTGAGATTGAGATTGGAGGCATCTAGGGAGTCTATAATGATGACCCAAAAACAAGAAAACCACAAACCCAATGTAGAAAAACTGGATCATGGGCAAGATCAATTTAGTAAAATGAAAGAGAGGTTTTTGACATTCAAAAAGGAAAAATACTT GAAATACATAGACCATTATAGTAGCCTTGCCAATGCCCAAGCACCTAAG TTCATGGTGATTGCATGTGCCGACTCTAGGGTATGCCCTTCTTACATTCTTGGGTTTCAGCCTGGTGATGCGTTTATGATACGGAATGTGGGCAATCTGGTGCCTCCTTTTAAG AACGGACCAACAGAAACTAATGCTGCTCTAGAATTTTCTGTTAATACTCTTGAG GTTGAGAACATAATGGTCATTGGACACAGCTGTTGTGGCGGCATTCAGGCGCTAATGAGCATGGAAGAGGAAGTTAGCTCAAG TAGCTTCATAAAGAGTTGGGTTATTAATGCAAAAGATGCTAGGTTAAGCACAAAAACAGTTGCTGCAAATCTCAGCTTTGACCAGCAATGCAAATACTGTGAGAAGGAATCTATCAGCAGGTCCTTGCTGAACTTAATTAGTTACCCATGGATTGAAGAAAGAGTCAGAAAAGGAGTACTCTCGATTCATGGTGGCTACTACGACTTCATCAACTGTACATTTGAAAAATGGACTTTAGATTACAACTCCACCAGTCCCAAAAGCAAAGGCTACAATCACACCataaaaaatcgagaattctggtCCTGA
- the LOC113283600 gene encoding AT-hook motif nuclear-localized protein 28-like: MKGRDHEITQNPNNMFQKFHHQQQQQHHYQHQQQQLHHHQQQQQLSSRDQCQTSEEDDCKSNDNNSTINLQEPTKKIKKDNQLLLINNGSGSGSAGGGDGATIEVVRRPRGRPPGSKNRPKPPVVITQNIPTDECAMRPHVLEIPTGVDIINAITRFSRRHNICVCVLSGSGSVANVSLHQPSTTPGATVTFHGRFEILSISATFVPPSSSLSAIISGFSISLAGPQGQIFGGSVVGSLVAASTVFVVASSFNNPSFHRLPVEDDDNEQVRNNNNSSVSGGVTTTGGGGGGGGGVGSEERDSHSTPQPTTTSPSNDHHHQPMYHLPNDVIWDPTPRQQSHHHPLPPY; the protein is encoded by the coding sequence aTGAAAGGAAGAGACCATGAAATTACACAAAATCCCAACAATATGTTTCAGAAGTTTCAtcaccaacaacagcagcaacatcattatcagcaccaacaacagcaactacatcatcaccaacaacagcaacagctaAGTAGCAGAGATCAATGCCAAACATCAGAAGAAGATGATTGTAAAAGTAACGATAATAACAGTACCATCAATCTCCAAGAACCAACGAAGAAAATTAAGAAAGACAATCAACTACTACTTATCAACAATGGGTCTGGTTCAGGATCAgctggtggtggagatggagctACCATTGAAGTAGTAAGAAGACCAAGAGGAAGACCACCAGGATCAAAAAATAGACCAAAACCACCAGTGGTAATAACCCAAAACATCCCAACAGATGAATGTGCAATGCGACCTCATGTGCTTGAGATACCAACTGGTGTGGACATCATAAATGCTATCACGCGTTTCTCCCGGCGACATAATATATGCGTTTGTGTATTATCCGGTTCAGGAAGTGTTGCTAATGTTAGTCTCCATCAACCTTCGACCACACCAGGTGCAACTGTTACTTTTCATGGAAGATTTGAAATTTTATCAATTTCGGCGACTTTTGTTCCTCCGAGCTCTTCATTATCAGCAATTATAAGTGGGTTTTCGATTTCATTAGCTGGTCCTCAAGGACAAATCTTTGGTGGGTCTGTTGTTGGTAGTTTGGTTGCTGCTAGTACTGTTTTTGTCGTGGCTAGTTCTTTTAATAATCCTAGTTTTCATCGATTacctgttgaagatgatgataatgaaCAAGTCAGGAACAACAACAATTCTTCAGTTTCTGGTGGAGTCACTACAactggtggtggcggtggcggtggcggtggtgttgGTAGTGAAGAAAGAGATAGTCACTCAACACCACAACCAACAACAACTTCTCCATCAAATGATCATCACCATCAACCAATGTATCATCTCCCTAATGATGTTATCTGGGATCCTACACCAAGACAGCAATCACATCATCATCCACTTCCACCATACTGA